DNA from Papio anubis isolate 15944 chromosome 1, Panubis1.0, whole genome shotgun sequence:
aatcccagcactttgggaggccaaggtgggcagatcacaaggtcaagagatcaagaccatcctggctaacacaatgaaaccctgtctttactaaaaatacaaaaaattagctgggtgtggcagcatgtgcctgtagtcccagctactcaggaggctgaggcaggagaatggagtgaacacggtaggcggaggctgcagtgagcaagactgcaccactgcactccagcctgggcgacacgagtgagacactgcctcaaaaaaaaaaaaaacaaaaccaggtaGGAGCCCAATGGATGACCTCACTGATCAGTCAGAAGGGAGGCACTGGGTTGGAGACTGGAAACTCCATGGTTTCCATCAGGGAATAGGTTAGAGGTGAGGTGGGGTTCATTTCCCATCCACTGTGGCAAACCAGTCCCTTCCTAGGCCAGCAGGCCAGGCCTTACCTGCCGGGCAAGCTTTGTGGCTGTGGCTGGTGCTGAGTGTTAGCAAAGACAGGAGGATGCCTGTGTGAAGTGTGCAGGTGGTGGGGGGACTGGGAGGGGGGCGGTTCTTAGTGATAATCAGCCATACCTGAAGTGGTATtttggatgtggtaaaaaggctGACACCAAGGCTATCCTTATCCTTTAATTCCTGCAGTTACAGAGGTTGCTCTTTGACATAAACTCAGAGTCTCCAGTCTAAAATTCCATTATACAGATAAGAAACTAAAGCTCCATTACTCAAGCTGGGTCACTGTAAGTTCATGgatgttcattttattcttctttaaactgCACGTATgagttttgtttatatatttcataataataaaggcCTGGGGAAGCTGAATGACTTTCCTAAGGCTACACAGGATGAAGACCCTTTAACATCAATGTCACTGGGATTTCCAAGCCAGGGTAAGGTTAAATTGTCCAAAAAGATAGAAATTGGCACACTGTGCTAGTTAAGGGCATGGGCTTGGAGTCAGACAGCCCTGGGTCTGAATCTGGGCCTCCTGGCCATATGAACTTGGGCGTTACCTAACCTAATATTTTTGGgcctcatttttttcatctgtaaaatgaggacagtaATACTGAGAAATTAAGTGCCATATAACATATTTAGCATGGGATCTAGCATCAAACTTGTTTTGTTGACTCTTAAGATGCCAACAATTGTAAGATGCATTCTTATTTCAGAGATCAATGTGCAACTTAGAATGAAACATGTTAGCAAATAGTCAATATATAGCAGCTGTCATCActattggaaatgaaaaaaatctgctCATAGTATCCTAAAAAGGGACAAGGAGACAAATCTGCCTTGGGAGGTGGCCCTGACCCCACACAACAATGGGCTTAGACCTCCAgacctaccttttttttttttttttttaaattttagtttttgagatggagtttcactcttcttacctaggctggagtgcaacggcgcgatctcggctcactgcaacctctgcctcctggcttcaagcaattctcctgacccagactccccagtagctgggattacaggcatgtgccaccatgcctagataattttgtacttagagacagggtttctccatgtcggttaggctggtctcaaactcccaacctcaggtgattcgcccacctcggcctcccaaagtgctgggattacaggcatgagccaccactcccagcccagaCCTACCTTTCTTTCCATTGTTGGAGGGTGTAGACTTCCCACTGTCCGAGTTCAGCTCAAACACCCGTAAGTCTGTGGGAGCCTCCTCCCTCAGAGTCTCTACTCTGGCTGGAGGCCTGGGTTCTGGGCCGCTGGGGTGGCCAGCAGGGGTTAGGGGCTTGGAGTGAATAGGGGGCGGGGGTCCAGTCTCGCCCACATCCACAGCCAGGCCCTGTTCCTCCAAAGATGCCTCTAGCAGCTTTTGGGACAGGTCCTTGGGCAGCACTGGTGCCTCAGGTGCAGCGGCCGGGTTGGCAATCTGTGTCACGAGGGAGACGCTCTCGCTGCTCTCTGATGGAGTCACCTCTGCTGGGGGCTCAACTGAGGTCACCAGATTCTCTTCACAGGGGCTCTGGGGGCCAGGTCCTCCTTCAGGGAATGTAGAAGTTTTGGTCACAGGAACCTTTGCCTCTTTTGGAGATGCGGGTGAAATGCCCATGAGCTCCTCtgtagagagagaaagggaggggcaAGAGGGAAATGTACCCTGGCCAGCCCTAAGACAaccttggggccgggcgcggtggctcacacctgtaatcccagcactgtgggagaacaaggcgggtggatcacctgaggtcaggagtttttgagaccagcctggccaacatggtgaaaccctgtctctactaaaaatacaaaaatattagctgagtgtggtggcacatgcctgtaatcccagctactcggtaggctgaggcaagagaatcgcttaaacccaggaggcggtggttgcaatgggccgagattgcaccactgcactccagtctggacgacagagcaagactccgtctcaaaacgaaaaaaaaaaaaaaaaaaaaagactcaatagTGTCATTTAGCTCTCCCCTTTGCCATCACAATGCTTCTGCAGACACTCCCTGCTAGTCAAAAGTCCTGCTCAGCCCTGGGGCCTAATGCCTGGTGGGCTTCCAGCAATGCAGTTCAAGGGGCTGTTATGGATTAGAAAGCCAAGGCTCAGAAGTGAGTCAGTTTTGGGTTCACGTTGGGCTCTGCTACATCCTAGGTATATGAttgggcaagtcacctaactTTTACTCTTAACTTACTTTTATCCTTAAGAGGGGTAATAGGGTGGTGGTAAGGACTCTGTGTAAAGCTCTTAGTGCAGCCTCAACATATGGTGTAAACACTTAAGAAATGCATTAATATTATATCATCCAGAAGGCTCCAACGTGCTGTTATAAACTGAGCTACAGGTAGAGGATGCACAGCTCCCTCCCTAactcagtggttcccaaaccaGCCTGTGCATTAATATTCCCAAGGAGCTTGTTTAAAATACATGTCTGGCTGCTTCTTTACAGTCTTCTTTAGAAGGTGGGGAAGGGAATCTGGATTTTCAAGAAGCTCCCCAGTGACTAGGTGGCAACTGGTTCATGGGCTGGCAGGGGAATCTACACCAACTGACACATGGGATTTCTGTAGCTAAATCGGAATTCCACTAGCCTTGTTCAATATCTCCTTGTTAGCTCTGCCTATCCTCAGCACATACAATGTGCTCGCTCCCTACTCTTCCCTGATGGGCGCCAAGTCTCTCCAGGTTTCAGAAAGCATGGCCCAGCCCAGAGTGTCCCACACATATGTCACTTGCCCTTCACCTCTCAACGCCTCttaccttcctcctcctcccagccagGCTCTTCAGAGATGCTCTGTTCCGCCCGCTGCTTCAGGGCGTCCCTGCGGGCCTGCTCCTGAATGTGGGGGAGCAGATGGACACAGGAAGTCAGGGCACCCTCTTCCCAGATCTTGGTCCTGATCCCACAACTCTTGGCACCCTGTATCCCTTTCTTCTCTCAATAAATCCAGCCTGCTTCCCCCAGGGTTGAGTGGGGACCTCCCCAGGCTAGACCAGCGTACCTGCTCTAGCTGATGGACTTTATAGAAATACCGATGCCAGAATTCTGAATGGGAAACAGCTGCTGGAAcctggagggaggggaaaatggaGGTGAGACTTTGGGAGTATTTGTGTGgggcctgtgtccccacccttaTCAGTCTATTCCCAGCAAGTCTATCAGACCCAGTAAGTGGCTTAGCAGTGATAGAGCACTTCCATCCTGACCAAAGTTTCGGCCAGACCCACCTTCCTAGTCCGGGTTggccaaggagggagaaaagaactCCCATCAGGCTTTGCTGGCCCTTTCATTTCTCACCATTCTCTGACTGCCAGAAGCCTGGCAAACCAGGTTCTCCCATGTGAGTTCTTGGCTCAGGATATGGCTGGTCTGGCTCTATGGAGCCTCCCAGTGCTCTCCGAGCCAGATGACGCCACAGTGACTCTGAACatgtccctcccacctcccaacacctcAAGCCTGGAGCTGGCTGAGGCCCTGCAGACTGGGCCCTCACCATCTTGGTGTAGAGGGCCCGGATAGAGGGGCTGCCTACAAGGAGCTCTGAGATCTCCCCCTTCTTCTCCTCCAAGCAGAACTGGGAAAGCCAGGCGTCAAACAATTCCGGGGGCCCTGCAGAGGGACAGATGCTGACAGTCAGTTCCCTTGGTCTGGGGAAAGAACACTGGGCCTACAGAATATACCTAAGGCTGGacatggaaaatgaagaaagcttGTGTGTTCAAAGCCACTTAGCCAAGGGTAGGGGGTCAGGCAGGGTGAAGGGGCGGGTGTGCACCTGAGTGATCTCCAGAAGGGGCTGCAGTCTCCATGTTCTCATATCCCTGCTCGCTTTTTAGCCCATGGCACCTGGCTACTGAGTCTCCTCGTCTCTGAAACAGCTGCTCTTAGGTCACATGACCCCAGCTGCCAGAGCCAACATCTATTTCTCTGTCTTCCCTCTTGTGACCATCTCTGACTCTGGGGGCCATTGCCTTCCTCCCGAAGCCCTTGTCTCTCCTGGTTTCTCACTCCTTTGTTATTTTCCTCCACTTCTCTGGTTGGTCCATTTGAGtctctgtgggttttttgttttcctttcctttccatctctctctggcttttttttcccccaaaataattGCCACTAAACCACAAGTTTCAACCTCATCCTCCCACTGTGTCTCTCTTTGCAGCCCAGGCTACGCTCTTGGCCCCAGATCCAGAGTTCCAAGTACCCCCGATACTTCTACCTGCAAACACACCATGCGCTCATTTTCCTTCCCACCTGATTATCTGACAGGGTTATCCAATCTGGGGGCCATCCTATCTCCTCCCTTTGCTGTCCTCTCCATGCCACCTGACTCTTCCTAGGTTTTGGCCTTACCTCTGACACGGGATTCCTAcctagcctcctaactggtcttcctgtcttctgtctttctatttcattctttacAATGCTGCCCCAAGGGCTGCTTTACAAAATGCAAACTCTGATCACCCCAGGCCTCAAAAACTTTCACTGGTTCTCTGTGGGAGGCCTTTTTAAGCTGGAGTCCAAGATGGGCTTCAAAGGGTCAAAGAATTCCCATATTGCACAAAAAGTTTTGTGGAGAGAGGGCTTGTCattttcaatagatttttaaaggCCTTTGTGACTAAAGAGAGGTCTAGAGCTACTACTGTGAGCCTTTTAGGCCAAAATTCCAACTGCCTGGTCTGGCACACCAAGCCCTTCACAATCTGGCTCCCATGAGCTGCTCTCATTGCCTTCACTTCCTCATACGCACCCTTTAACCTAGCGTTACTAAAAGGTGGGGTgctccctgctctctctcccaGCAATCTTTGCCTGAATGCCCTTCCCCACTTCTCATAGTGAAGTTAACTGACGTCTCATTTAACCTTAAAACTCCAACTccgtccaggtgtggtggctcatgcctgtaatccctgcactttgggaggctgaggcgggtggatcacctgaggtcaggagttcgagaccagcctaaccaatgtggtgaaaccccgtctctactaaaattacaaaaatcagctggacacagtggcaggcgcctgtaagcccagctactcgggaggctgagtcaaaagaactgctagaacccgggaggtagaggttgcagtgagccgagatcgcgccactgcactccagcctgggcga
Protein-coding regions in this window:
- the BSDC1 gene encoding BSD domain-containing protein 1 isoform X3 — encoded protein: MMEQGRDWAEGGAGARIGPSASGRSLRGRCRVGSQREDVGWWRSWLQQSYQAVKEKSSEALEFMKRDLTEFTQVVQHDTACTIAATASVVKEKLAIAACCRGACFLCPFSIQTEGSSGATEKMKKGLSDFLGVISDTFAPSPDKTIDCDVITLMGTPSGTAEPYDGTKARLYSLQSDPATYCNEPDGPPELFDAWLSQFCLEEKKGEISELLVGSPSIRALYTKMVPAAVSHSEFWHRYFYKVHQLEQEQARRDALKQRAEQSISEEPGWEEEEEELMGISPASPKEAKVPVTKTSTFPEGGPGPQSPCEENLVTSVEPPAEVTPSESSESVSLVTQIANPAAAPEAPVLPKDLSQKLLEASLEEQGLAVDVGETGPPPPIHSKPLTPAGHPSGPEPRPPARVETLREEAPTDLRVFELNSDSGKSTPSNNGKKGSSTDISEDWEKDFDLDMTEEEVQMALSKVDASGELEDVEWEDWE
- the BSDC1 gene encoding BSD domain-containing protein 1 isoform X7 yields the protein MAEGEDVGWWRSWLQQSYQAVKEKSSEALEFMKRDLTEFTQVVQHDTACTIAATASVVKEKLAIAACCRGACFLCPFSIQTEGSSGATEKMKKGLSDFLGVISDTFAPSPDKTIDCDVITLMGTPSGTAEPYDGTKARLYSLQSDPATYCNEPDGPPELFDAWLSQFCLEEKKGEISELLVGSPSIRALYTKMVPAAVSHSEFWHRYFYKVHQLEQEQARRDALKQRAEQSISEEPGWEEEEEELMGISPASPKEAKVPVTKTSTFPEGGPGPQSPCEENLVTSVEPPAEVTPSESSESVSLVTQIANPAAAPEAPVLPKDLSQKLLEASLEEQGLAVDVGETGPPPPIHSKPLTPAGHPSGPEPRPPARVETLREEAPTDLRVFELNSDSGKSTPSNNGKKGSSTDISEDWEKDFDLDMTEEEVQMALSKVDASGELEDVEWEDWE
- the BSDC1 gene encoding BSD domain-containing protein 1 isoform X4 produces the protein MAEGEDVGWWRSWLQQSYQAVKEKSSEALEFMKRDLTEFTQVVQHDTACTIAATASVVKEKLAIAACCRGACFLCPFSIQTEGSSGATEKMKKGLSDFLGVISDTFAPSPDKTIDCDVITLMGTPSGTAEPYDGTKARLYSLQSDPATYCNEPDGPPELFDAWLSQFCLEEKKGEISELLVGSPSIRALYTKMVPAAVSHSEFWHRYFYKVHQLEQEQARRDALKQRAEQSISEEPGWEEEEEELMGISPASPKEAKVPVTKTSTFPEGGPGPQSPCEENLVTSVEPPAEVTPSESSESVSLVTQIANPAAAPEAPVLPKDLSQKLLEASLEEQGLAVDVGETGPPPPIHSKPLTPAGHPSGPEPRPPARVETLREEAPTDLRVFELNSDSGKSTPSNNGKKGSSTDISEDWEKDFDLDMTEEEVQMALSKVDASGEVSGPGGSEGREPNGPGCENSPQPAQLSPQEGHCSCLR
- the BSDC1 gene encoding BSD domain-containing protein 1 isoform X5, whose protein sequence is MMEQGRDWAEGGAGARIGPSASGRSLRGRCRVGSQREDVGWWRSWLQQSYQAVKEKSSEALEFMKRDLTEFTQVVQHDTACTIAATASVVKEKLATEGSSGATEKMKKGLSDFLGVISDTFAPSPDKTIDCDVITLMGTPSGTAEPYDGTKARLYSLQSDPATYCNEPDGPPELFDAWLSQFCLEEKKGEISELLVGSPSIRALYTKMVPAAVSHSEFWHRYFYKVHQLEQEQARRDALKQRAEQSISEEPGWEEEEEELMGISPASPKEAKVPVTKTSTFPEGGPGPQSPCEENLVTSVEPPAEVTPSESSESVSLVTQIANPAAAPEAPVLPKDLSQKLLEASLEEQGLAVDVGETGPPPPIHSKPLTPAGHPSGPEPRPPARVETLREEAPTDLRVFELNSDSGKSTPSNNGKKGSSTDISEDWEKDFDLDMTEEEVQMALSKVDASGELEDVEWEDWE
- the BSDC1 gene encoding BSD domain-containing protein 1 isoform X2, translated to MMEQGRDWAEGGAGARIGPSASGRSLRGRCRVGSQREDVGWWRSWLQQSYQAVKEKSSEALEFMKRDLTEFTQVVQHDTACTIAATASVVKEKLATEGSSGATEKMKKGLSDFLGVISDTFAPSPDKTIDCDVITLMGTPSGTAEPYDGTKARLYSLQSDPATYCNEPDGPPELFDAWLSQFCLEEKKGEISELLVGSPSIRALYTKMVPAAVSHSEFWHRYFYKVHQLEQEQARRDALKQRAEQSISEEPGWEEEEEELMGISPASPKEAKVPVTKTSTFPEGGPGPQSPCEENLVTSVEPPAEVTPSESSESVSLVTQIANPAAAPEAPVLPKDLSQKLLEASLEEQGLAVDVGETGPPPPIHSKPLTPAGHPSGPEPRPPARVETLREEAPTDLRVFELNSDSGKSTPSNNGKKGSSTDISEDWEKDFDLDMTEEEVQMALSKVDASGEVSGPGGSEGREPNGPGCENSPQPAQLSPQEGHCSCLR
- the BSDC1 gene encoding BSD domain-containing protein 1 isoform X8 encodes the protein MAEGEDVGWWRSWLQQSYQAVKEKSSEALEFMKRDLTEFTQVVQHDTACTIAATASVVKEKLATEGSSGATEKMKKGLSDFLGVISDTFAPSPDKTIDCDVITLMGTPSGTAEPYDGTKARLYSLQSDPATYCNEPDGPPELFDAWLSQFCLEEKKGEISELLVGSPSIRALYTKMVPAAVSHSEFWHRYFYKVHQLEQEQARRDALKQRAEQSISEEPGWEEEEEELMGISPASPKEAKVPVTKTSTFPEGGPGPQSPCEENLVTSVEPPAEVTPSESSESVSLVTQIANPAAAPEAPVLPKDLSQKLLEASLEEQGLAVDVGETGPPPPIHSKPLTPAGHPSGPEPRPPARVETLREEAPTDLRVFELNSDSGKSTPSNNGKKGSSTDISEDWEKDFDLDMTEEEVQMALSKVDASGELEDVEWEDWE
- the BSDC1 gene encoding BSD domain-containing protein 1 isoform X6 translates to MAEGEDVGWWRSWLQQSYQAVKEKSSEALEFMKRDLTEFTQVVQHDTACTIAATASVVKEKLATEGSSGATEKMKKGLSDFLGVISDTFAPSPDKTIDCDVITLMGTPSGTAEPYDGTKARLYSLQSDPATYCNEPDGPPELFDAWLSQFCLEEKKGEISELLVGSPSIRALYTKMVPAAVSHSEFWHRYFYKVHQLEQEQARRDALKQRAEQSISEEPGWEEEEEELMGISPASPKEAKVPVTKTSTFPEGGPGPQSPCEENLVTSVEPPAEVTPSESSESVSLVTQIANPAAAPEAPVLPKDLSQKLLEASLEEQGLAVDVGETGPPPPIHSKPLTPAGHPSGPEPRPPARVETLREEAPTDLRVFELNSDSGKSTPSNNGKKGSSTDISEDWEKDFDLDMTEEEVQMALSKVDASGEVSGPGGSEGREPNGPGCENSPQPAQLSPQEGHCSCLR